One segment of Deinococcus aerolatus DNA contains the following:
- a CDS encoding DNA polymerase III, whose product MPAAVTLHVPLIEQAEAFTGNALLLTGPARVGKLAAAWAIAAAQNCQGARGMYGEACGICRSCLALAADAHPDALLIEPRTTTATGKAARRKLIPIGAVLQGRDKGREYETHIYEFLEVRPTFARRVVIVNGAEYLGPEAANALLKLVEEPPHGALFLFLAEDRRSVLPTIVSRSARLGVAPLADHTLESALVRAGHTPDPELIAFAAGRAGVLGDLDGVRAALADARELDNSLGVGLLSALEAAERLEKRFDPAWHPEALRFTWRQRPAHQRARADTALDALQGALEAYASPSLSFQVFALGVREAFGLS is encoded by the coding sequence ATGCCAGCGGCCGTGACCCTGCACGTCCCCCTGATCGAGCAGGCCGAGGCCTTTACCGGCAACGCGCTGCTGCTGACCGGCCCGGCGCGGGTGGGCAAGCTGGCGGCCGCGTGGGCCATTGCGGCGGCGCAGAACTGCCAGGGTGCGCGGGGAATGTACGGCGAGGCGTGCGGCATCTGCCGCTCGTGCCTGGCGCTGGCGGCTGACGCACACCCGGACGCGCTGCTGATTGAGCCGCGCACCACCACCGCTACCGGCAAGGCGGCGCGGCGCAAGCTGATTCCCATCGGCGCGGTGCTGCAGGGCCGCGACAAGGGACGCGAGTACGAGACGCACATCTACGAGTTTCTGGAGGTGCGCCCCACCTTCGCCCGCCGGGTGGTGATCGTGAATGGCGCGGAATATCTGGGACCGGAGGCCGCCAACGCCCTGCTCAAGCTGGTGGAGGAGCCGCCGCACGGCGCGCTGTTCCTGTTTCTCGCCGAGGACCGGCGCTCGGTGCTGCCCACCATCGTCAGCCGCAGCGCCCGCCTGGGTGTGGCCCCGCTGGCCGATCACACCCTCGAATCGGCCCTGGTCCGCGCCGGGCACACTCCGGACCCTGAACTGATCGCCTTCGCCGCTGGGCGTGCGGGCGTCCTGGGCGATCTGGACGGCGTGCGTGCCGCGCTGGCGGACGCCCGCGAGCTGGACAACTCGCTGGGCGTGGGCCTGCTGAGCGCTCTGGAGGCCGCCGAACGGTTGGAAAAACGTTTTGATCCGGCGTGGCATCCCGAAGCCCTGCGGTTCACGTGGCGTCAGCGCCCGGCCCACCAGCGTGCCCGTGCCGACACCGCCCTGGACGCCCTGCAAGGTGCGCTGGAAGCTTACGCCAGCCCCAGCCTCAGTTTCCAGGTGTTTGCCCTGGGCGTGCGCGAGGCCTTCGGCCTGAGCTGA
- a CDS encoding VOC family protein: MPATLDHLVIAARTLQEGRAWLEGRLDVPMQDGGKHGTFGTHNALLSLGPDSYLEVIATDPDAPAPSRPRWFGLDTPALQKRLEGGPALIHWVAALAALEPGPEVLELSRGENRWALTVPEDGGLPMGGVAPSRIVWHTPPPPERLTDVGVRLGRLRLGTPTPDALRAVLDRLNFMGEVEVYEAPQPELHAVLETPGGLVTLGDY; the protein is encoded by the coding sequence ATGCCCGCCACCCTGGATCATCTGGTCATCGCCGCCCGCACGCTCCAGGAGGGCCGCGCGTGGCTTGAAGGCCGCCTGGACGTGCCCATGCAGGACGGCGGCAAGCACGGGACCTTCGGCACCCACAACGCGCTGCTGTCGCTGGGGCCGGACAGCTACCTGGAGGTCATCGCCACCGATCCCGACGCGCCCGCCCCGTCCCGCCCGCGCTGGTTCGGGCTGGACACGCCGGCGTTGCAAAAGCGGCTGGAAGGCGGCCCCGCGCTGATTCACTGGGTGGCGGCGCTGGCGGCGCTGGAACCGGGGCCGGAGGTGCTGGAACTCTCGCGCGGCGAGAACCGCTGGGCGCTGACCGTGCCCGAGGACGGCGGGCTGCCCATGGGCGGCGTGGCCCCGTCGCGCATCGTGTGGCACACGCCCCCGCCCCCCGAACGCCTGACCGATGTGGGCGTGCGGCTGGGCCGTCTGCGCCTGGGCACGCCCACCCCTGACGCCCTGCGCGCCGTGCTGGACCGCCTGAACTTCATGGGCGAGGTGGAAGTCTATGAGGCCCCGCAGCCCGAGTTGCATGCCGTGCTGGAAACGCCGGGCGGCCTGGTGACGCTGGGGGACTACTGA
- a CDS encoding 2Fe-2S iron-sulfur cluster-binding protein, with translation MTQLTPQDITLQIEGFGELTARTGERLVLALERGGVDILHRCGGVARCTTCRVSFQEGEPDAMTLAEYDKLTEKDLLGQARLSCQIECAPGMRLTPLQTASSSGLEPGKAPAETIEPAPGWTTRPGASTEG, from the coding sequence ATGACCCAGCTCACCCCCCAGGACATCACCCTTCAGATTGAAGGCTTCGGAGAACTCACGGCGCGCACGGGCGAGCGGCTGGTGCTGGCGCTGGAGCGCGGCGGCGTGGACATCCTGCACCGCTGCGGCGGCGTGGCGAGGTGCACCACCTGCCGCGTGTCGTTTCAGGAGGGCGAACCCGACGCCATGACGCTGGCCGAGTACGACAAGCTCACGGAAAAGGACCTGCTGGGTCAGGCCCGGCTGTCCTGCCAGATCGAGTGCGCGCCGGGCATGCGCCTCACGCCGCTGCAGACGGCCAGCAGCAGCGGTCTGGAACCCGGCAAGGCCCCCGCAGAGACCATCGAACCAGCCCCCGGATGGACCACCCGCCCCGGCGCGTCCACCGAGGGCTGA
- a CDS encoding HD-GYP domain-containing protein encodes MNRKWVPWHNQQIGTWTAAPGTHELLIDTYLQEVDAWTTTVVGRSCAGHERRVMTLALKLAEAAGLLLDERDVRQVVWAALLHDIGKAAISSKILEKPGPLTAAEFRTIQQHPALGHRLARTAPQIDDEILGAILHHHEHWNGEGYPLGLIGESIPLLARIIKVADVYDALVSDRPYRAAWTADEAAAYLLQHSGMAFDPRLIPLFVYRVLPRYPHPGTDFSLD; translated from the coding sequence ATGAACCGCAAGTGGGTTCCCTGGCACAACCAGCAGATTGGAACCTGGACCGCCGCGCCTGGCACGCATGAACTGCTGATTGACACGTACCTTCAGGAAGTTGATGCCTGGACCACCACAGTGGTGGGCCGCAGCTGCGCTGGCCACGAACGCCGCGTGATGACCCTGGCACTCAAGCTGGCCGAGGCCGCTGGACTGCTTCTGGATGAGCGCGATGTACGGCAGGTTGTCTGGGCAGCCCTGCTCCACGACATTGGCAAGGCCGCCATCAGCAGCAAGATTCTCGAGAAGCCAGGCCCCCTGACGGCCGCAGAGTTCAGGACGATTCAGCAGCACCCGGCCCTGGGCCACCGGCTGGCACGGACTGCGCCGCAGATTGACGATGAGATTCTGGGTGCCATCCTGCACCACCATGAGCACTGGAACGGCGAGGGCTACCCGCTGGGCCTGATCGGCGAGTCAATTCCCCTGCTGGCGCGCATCATCAAGGTGGCCGACGTGTACGACGCGCTGGTCTCTGACCGGCCCTACCGCGCCGCCTGGACGGCCGACGAGGCCGCCGCCTACCTGCTGCAACACTCGGGCATGGCCTTTGATCCCCGGCTGATTCCCCTGTTCGTGTACCGCGTGCTGCCCCGTTACCCGCATCCAGGGACGGACTTCTCGCTGGACTGA
- a CDS encoding rhomboid family intramembrane serine protease encodes MRPPPSPVRRPEPRTAPGRPQPGPALGVTAALIAAIWAQELIDLFAFGGGLDVYGIEPRAPGTFWHVLIAPFLHYGFDHLIANTVPLAVLAFMSAVRGVGRFLAMTLVVAVVGGGLVWLLGRGGSVHLGASALIFGYLAYLLGVGWWERTPAAIGVAVVAAALYGGIIWGVLPGNPAVSWEAHLFGFLAGLLAALLLHGRRPRRVEGRT; translated from the coding sequence ATGAGACCGCCCCCATCCCCCGTCCGCCGCCCGGAGCCCCGCACCGCGCCGGGGCGGCCGCAGCCTGGTCCCGCGCTGGGCGTGACGGCCGCGCTGATCGCCGCCATCTGGGCGCAGGAACTGATCGACCTGTTCGCCTTTGGCGGTGGCCTGGACGTCTACGGCATCGAGCCTCGTGCGCCGGGGACGTTCTGGCATGTGCTGATCGCCCCCTTCCTGCACTACGGTTTCGATCATCTGATCGCCAACACCGTGCCGCTGGCGGTGCTGGCCTTCATGAGCGCGGTGCGTGGCGTGGGCCGGTTCCTGGCGATGACATTGGTGGTGGCGGTGGTGGGCGGCGGTCTGGTGTGGCTGCTGGGGCGCGGCGGCAGCGTGCATCTGGGGGCCAGTGCGCTGATCTTCGGCTATCTGGCGTACCTGCTGGGCGTGGGCTGGTGGGAGCGCACCCCCGCCGCGATCGGCGTGGCCGTGGTGGCAGCCGCGCTGTACGGCGGCATCATCTGGGGCGTGCTGCCGGGCAATCCGGCGGTGTCCTGGGAGGCGCATCTGTTCGGTTTTCTGGCGGGCCTGCTGGCGGCGCTGCTGCTGCATGGGCGCAGGCCGCGCCGGGTGGAGGGCAGAACGTAG
- a CDS encoding long-chain fatty acid--CoA ligase yields the protein MQGNMMDVQLTVPTILERIRGQYSAREVVSLLAAGRDDAGNPIPKKHRTTYGDVADRALRLAGGLLGLGLERGDRVATLAVNSFRHLEAYLGVPSAGLVLHTVNIRLHPEQVAWILNDAEDRVLMIENVFAAMIPALKAACPRLEHIIVMGPLPQQMPGIHDYDTFVMGAEPLPRYPRLDENDAAAMCYTSGTTGNPKGVIYTHRSTVLHSLASAPKDALNVGEADSVLPIVPMFHVNAWGLPYTCAMYGAKQVFAGVFSDGRSIATLLQDEGVTITAGVPTIWMGLLAELDRAREAGEPYSLDGLERVIVGGSAAPEAMIRAFQNRHGLTMLQAWGMTETHPLGTASSVPFDVDPTSDEGYRLRAKQGRSVPLVFLEIVDGNRQRLPHDGKTMGNLIARGPWIANSYYKGAGQDNFFELDGDLWFDTGDISTLDERGYMHIQDRSKDLIKSGGEWISSVDLENAIMAHPAVAQCAVIAMDDPKWDERPLAVVVPRPGQSVTHQELLDLLEPNFAKFWLPDATVLTDSIPIGATGKFLKRELREEYRGYSAGNSPQRPEQPE from the coding sequence ATGCAAGGCAACATGATGGACGTTCAACTGACGGTGCCCACCATTCTGGAGCGCATTCGCGGGCAGTACAGTGCTCGCGAGGTGGTCAGCCTGCTGGCCGCGGGCCGCGACGACGCGGGCAACCCCATACCTAAAAAACACCGCACCACCTACGGCGATGTGGCAGACCGCGCCCTGCGGCTGGCGGGTGGTCTGCTGGGCCTGGGTCTGGAGCGCGGGGACCGGGTGGCAACGCTGGCGGTCAACTCGTTCCGGCACCTGGAGGCGTACCTGGGCGTGCCCAGCGCGGGGCTGGTGCTGCACACGGTCAACATCCGCCTGCACCCCGAGCAGGTGGCCTGGATCCTGAACGACGCCGAGGACCGCGTGCTGATGATCGAGAACGTCTTCGCGGCGATGATCCCGGCGCTGAAGGCCGCCTGCCCCAGGCTGGAACACATCATCGTGATGGGACCGCTGCCGCAGCAGATGCCCGGCATCCACGACTACGACACCTTCGTGATGGGCGCGGAGCCTCTGCCCCGCTATCCGCGTCTGGACGAGAACGACGCGGCGGCAATGTGCTACACCTCCGGCACCACGGGCAACCCCAAGGGCGTGATCTACACCCACCGTTCCACCGTGCTGCACTCGCTGGCCAGCGCCCCCAAGGACGCCCTGAACGTGGGTGAGGCCGACAGCGTGCTGCCCATCGTGCCGATGTTCCACGTCAACGCCTGGGGCCTGCCCTACACCTGCGCCATGTACGGCGCCAAGCAGGTCTTTGCCGGGGTCTTCAGTGACGGCCGGAGCATTGCCACGCTGCTGCAGGACGAAGGGGTGACCATCACGGCGGGCGTGCCGACCATCTGGATGGGCCTGCTGGCTGAGCTGGACCGCGCCAGGGAGGCCGGGGAGCCGTACAGTCTGGACGGCCTGGAGCGCGTGATCGTGGGCGGCAGCGCCGCGCCGGAAGCCATGATCCGCGCCTTCCAGAACCGGCATGGCCTGACCATGCTGCAGGCCTGGGGCATGACCGAAACGCACCCGCTGGGCACCGCGAGCAGCGTGCCATTCGACGTGGATCCCACCAGCGACGAGGGCTACCGGCTGCGCGCCAAGCAGGGCCGCAGCGTGCCGCTGGTCTTTCTGGAGATCGTGGATGGCAACCGCCAGCGGCTGCCGCACGACGGCAAGACCATGGGCAACCTGATCGCGCGCGGGCCGTGGATCGCCAACAGCTACTACAAGGGCGCAGGACAGGACAATTTCTTTGAACTGGACGGTGACCTGTGGTTTGACACCGGGGACATCTCCACCCTCGACGAGCGTGGGTACATGCACATCCAGGACCGCAGCAAGGACCTGATCAAGTCGGGCGGCGAGTGGATCAGCAGCGTGGACCTGGAAAACGCGATCATGGCCCACCCCGCCGTGGCGCAGTGCGCCGTGATTGCCATGGACGATCCCAAGTGGGACGAGCGCCCGCTGGCCGTGGTGGTGCCGCGTCCCGGCCAGAGCGTGACCCATCAGGAACTGCTGGACCTGCTGGAACCCAACTTCGCCAAGTTCTGGCTGCCGGACGCCACCGTGCTGACCGACAGCATTCCCATCGGCGCCACCGGCAAGTTCCTGAAGCGCGAGCTGCGTGAGGAGTACCGGGGCTACTCGGCAGGCAACTCACCGCAGCGCCCCGAGCAGCCTGAGTAA
- a CDS encoding metallophosphoesterase family protein: MRDVRLLLLSDIHANNTALAAVLLDAASRRYDQVFHLGDALGYGPNPREVLDVLRDLDAVCVMGNHDQMLLEYVDGKRATRDSVVSLALRWQIERLSERDIAWVRTWRDGIDDPDVGARYRHGTPVSLDDYTDSVAAAREAFGQWQGRLGFVGHTHVPAVYATLNAPTGEWIKGQLFHDGGSYMVPPTTRVILNPGSVGQPRDGNPRASYGIYDTVRSQFEVIRVAYDVPRAQEASLEAGLPQVLAARLAVGK, from the coding sequence ATGCGGGATGTGCGGCTGCTGCTGCTTTCTGACATTCACGCCAACAACACCGCGCTGGCAGCGGTGCTGCTGGACGCGGCCTCACGCCGTTACGATCAGGTGTTTCACCTGGGTGACGCGCTGGGCTACGGCCCCAATCCGCGCGAGGTGCTGGACGTGCTGCGTGACCTGGACGCCGTGTGTGTCATGGGCAACCACGACCAGATGCTGCTGGAATACGTCGACGGCAAGCGGGCCACCCGCGACAGCGTGGTGTCGCTGGCGCTGCGCTGGCAGATCGAGCGCCTCTCGGAGCGCGATATCGCCTGGGTCCGCACCTGGCGCGACGGCATCGACGATCCGGACGTGGGCGCCCGCTACCGCCACGGCACGCCGGTCAGCCTGGACGACTACACCGACTCGGTGGCGGCGGCCCGCGAGGCCTTCGGGCAGTGGCAGGGCCGGCTGGGCTTCGTGGGCCACACCCACGTTCCCGCCGTGTACGCCACCCTGAACGCTCCCACCGGCGAGTGGATCAAGGGCCAGCTGTTTCACGACGGCGGCAGCTACATGGTGCCGCCCACCACCCGCGTGATTCTCAACCCCGGCAGCGTGGGCCAGCCGCGCGACGGCAACCCCAGGGCCAGCTACGGCATCTACGACACGGTCCGCTCCCAGTTTGAGGTGATTCGCGTGGCCTACGACGTCCCCCGCGCCCAGGAGGCCTCGCTGGAGGCGGGGCTGCCGCAGGTGCTCGCGGCGCGGCTGGCGGTGGGCAAATAG
- a CDS encoding GGDEF domain-containing protein: MSPDASLLLPSRDPYGRAVRRRLYIGTLCSAMALLLSFLVLQRVMNLNEPYLQYVAPVLLALCVPGLWWLLTGGALLVIELASVGVLSAASTVHIVLASLTGASLPGPYPNSGPYWTVLCVCILAFLALPQGRAATFNLTYLPFSLLLPWLLPTTYAAASVGGLVRVQINAVMVFLLVWGLSWFRAQYAVQNETQELLRQLAFTDPLTRLPNRHAVYPAVEALLRDVERGQTGSIFLIDLDHFKRINDHHGHGVGDEVLTAAGQVLQNCATEAGASPPTLGRWGGEEFIVVMPGTTPERAQIRAQQLLAEFRAWTWPQHLQVTVSIGSSSVRPGEDFNGLLARADAALYAAKASGRDRAVVQGHADLGGSPES; encoded by the coding sequence ATGAGTCCGGACGCCAGCCTCCTCCTACCCAGCCGCGATCCTTACGGCAGGGCAGTCCGGCGCCGGCTGTACATCGGCACGCTGTGCAGCGCCATGGCGCTGCTGCTGAGCTTTCTTGTCTTGCAGCGCGTGATGAACCTGAACGAACCGTACCTTCAGTACGTCGCGCCGGTGCTGCTGGCACTCTGCGTGCCGGGCCTGTGGTGGCTGCTGACCGGCGGGGCCCTGCTTGTCATTGAGCTTGCCTCTGTCGGGGTGCTGAGCGCCGCGAGCACCGTCCACATCGTCCTGGCCAGTCTGACGGGGGCCTCGCTGCCTGGACCGTATCCCAACAGCGGACCGTACTGGACGGTCCTGTGTGTCTGCATCCTGGCCTTTCTGGCCCTGCCGCAGGGCCGCGCGGCCACGTTCAACCTGACGTACCTGCCCTTCAGCCTGCTGCTGCCGTGGCTGCTGCCCACGACATATGCCGCAGCGTCTGTCGGTGGTCTTGTGAGGGTACAGATCAATGCCGTGATGGTGTTTCTGCTGGTCTGGGGCCTGTCGTGGTTCCGCGCCCAGTACGCCGTCCAGAACGAGACCCAGGAACTGCTGCGACAGCTGGCCTTCACCGATCCCCTGACCCGGCTGCCCAACCGCCACGCGGTGTATCCCGCTGTGGAGGCCCTGCTGAGGGACGTGGAGCGCGGACAGACTGGGTCCATTTTTCTAATCGACCTGGACCACTTCAAGCGCATCAACGACCACCACGGCCACGGCGTGGGCGACGAGGTGCTGACGGCGGCGGGGCAGGTGCTTCAGAACTGCGCCACCGAGGCCGGGGCGTCGCCGCCCACGCTGGGGCGCTGGGGAGGCGAGGAGTTCATCGTGGTGATGCCGGGCACGACGCCGGAGCGTGCCCAGATCCGCGCCCAGCAGCTGCTGGCCGAGTTCCGCGCCTGGACGTGGCCGCAGCACCTTCAGGTGACGGTGAGCATCGGCTCCAGCAGCGTGCGTCCGGGCGAGGACTTCAACGGCCTGCTGGCCCGTGCCGACGCCGCCCTGTACGCGGCCAAGGCCTCGGGGCGGGACCGGGCCGTCGTGCAGGGGCACGCGGACCTGGGTGGGTCGCCGGAGAGCTGA
- a CDS encoding SIS domain-containing protein: MSDSTPDHAAEFHAASGGLLRLLSALPGSYDGPQTPEAAPYGLVGVGEGTLAAHLLQALALPSLTRAGTQFVLGSPDVAAAATDYADLSEVAGATARRISTGGRPGEIDVLVPGGPLSTYHFAQAVAYASGHADEAAQADAALAALALRCAPNVEENNPARDLAWSLWGRTPLLLAASDADALPHAWQQLLARTGKTLAVPLLGDLLPLVSGAFDARHEQGDAKVALILGDTDPSLLLAREVLDSRIDEIIHVPAPDGAQGYPAALALWYFGAWVAAYLAERYGAEPADPAVLARAQATLSGEGGSEDGGDLRLTAPRDDLRRTRVDDAGPDWADARDEDDEDDLDDPDDREED, from the coding sequence ATGAGCGACTCCACTCCTGATCACGCGGCTGAGTTCCATGCGGCGTCCGGCGGCCTGCTGCGGCTGCTGTCTGCCCTGCCCGGCAGCTACGACGGACCACAGACCCCCGAGGCGGCTCCCTATGGTCTGGTCGGCGTGGGCGAGGGCACCCTGGCCGCGCACCTGCTGCAGGCCCTGGCGCTGCCCAGTCTGACCCGCGCGGGCACCCAGTTCGTGCTGGGCAGTCCCGACGTGGCCGCCGCCGCCACCGATTACGCCGATCTGTCCGAGGTCGCCGGAGCCACCGCGCGCCGCATCAGCACCGGGGGCCGCCCCGGCGAGATCGACGTGCTGGTGCCGGGCGGGCCGCTGTCCACCTACCACTTCGCGCAGGCGGTGGCCTACGCCAGTGGGCACGCCGACGAGGCCGCGCAGGCCGACGCCGCGCTCGCGGCTCTGGCCCTGCGCTGCGCTCCGAATGTCGAGGAGAACAACCCCGCCCGCGACCTGGCCTGGAGCCTGTGGGGGCGCACGCCGCTGCTGCTGGCCGCCAGCGACGCCGACGCCCTGCCGCACGCGTGGCAGCAGCTGCTGGCCCGCACCGGCAAGACGCTGGCCGTGCCGCTGCTGGGCGACCTGTTGCCACTGGTCAGCGGGGCCTTCGACGCCCGCCATGAGCAGGGCGACGCCAAGGTGGCCCTGATTCTGGGCGACACCGATCCCTCGCTGCTGCTGGCCCGCGAGGTGCTGGATTCGCGCATCGACGAGATCATCCACGTGCCTGCCCCGGACGGCGCGCAGGGCTACCCCGCCGCGCTGGCGCTGTGGTACTTCGGCGCGTGGGTGGCCGCGTACCTGGCCGAGCGGTACGGGGCCGAGCCTGCCGACCCTGCGGTGCTGGCCCGCGCCCAGGCCACCCTGAGCGGCGAGGGCGGCAGTGAGGACGGCGGCGACCTGCGCCTGACCGCTCCCCGCGACGACCTGCGCCGCACCCGCGTCGACGACGCCGGGCCAGACTGGGCCGATGCTAGGGATGAGGATGACGAGGACGATCTGGATGATCCCGACGACCGCGAAGAGGACTAA